GTGAGATAACGGCCTTGCTTGGTGCTAACGGTGCTGGAAAGACCACGTGCCTGAGAATAATTGCCGGTCTTTTGAATGCAGATAGCGGCAAAGTTTTTGTTGGTGATATAGACCCTTGTAAAAATCCAAAAGGTGCTCGTAGGCAGCTTGGTATTGTAGGTGATAGGGAGGGGCTTTATGAGCGGCTCACTGTTGCAGAATATTTATCCTTTTTTGCCTGTGCTCAAGGGCTGACTGGGTCAGAATTAGAATTTGCACTGCAATCGGTTAAGGAAGAATTAGAACTATCGAACCTGTGGAATCGCCGAACCAAGGGGTTTTCTCAGGGAGAGCGGATGAAAGTTTCTCTCGCTAGAGCATTGGTGCATCGTCCGAGTCACTTGGTGCTCGATGAGCCAACCCGGGGGTTGGATATACTTGCTGCTCGCCTGTTACGTAAGACGCTTTTGCGCTTGAGGGCAGAGGGAACTGCTGTTTTATTTTCCAGCCATATTATGGCTGAAGTGCTCGAGCTATCCGACAGAGTTCTAGTTATGGCGGGAGGTTCGATAGTGGGGAGCGGGACCCCGGATGAACTTATGCAACAGACTGGCTCCGCAAGCCTTGAGGATAGCTTTGTGGAGCTTGCCTATGGGAATTTGTTAGAAAAAGACAAATGCGGTGAGCCGGTAGGATGAGTTTTAAAAATCTATTTTCTTTGCAGATGCGAGCATTACTTCTTAAAGAGTTACGCGAAGTTTGGCGTGATCGACGCGCCCTAATGATCACACTAGGTTTCACCTTATTGTTCCCTGTGCTGATCATTAGTAGTGGCGCTTTATCTTTGAAGGTAATGTCTGATACCTCCTTTGATGTAGCTATTATTGGGGCTGAGTATGCGCCGCTGTTGGAGGAGCAGTTACAGACAGGGGACTTGCGAATTGAGCGCTTGCAAGATGGGGCTCCTCAAGCGCTTTTAGCAGATACATATGATGTGGTTCTGCGAATAGAGCAAAACTTTACTGAAGATTATCGAAGCCTGTTGTCTCCCAAGATTTATCTGTATGTAAATAGTGCCGATCAGTCTGCGGGGCGTGCTGCACAGCTGGTGCAGCAGCAGTTGGCGCTATTTCAGCAGGTGATTGTGCGACAGCGTTTAGCGGCCAGAGGTTTAGCAACTCAGGTTTTAGCACCGTGGCAGCTTGAGGTGCGGGATGTCAGTACGCCGTCTAGTCGAGGATTGGCAATTTGGGGGCTGATGGTTCCCTTGTTACTGATAATGGCACTGCTAGTGTGTAGTGCGGCCGCTTCTATTGATACTTCTGCTGGGGAGCGTGAGCGCATGACCATCGAGGTATTATTACAGCAGCCTATAAGCAGCTGGCAACTTGTGGTGGCGAAAGCTGTAGCCGTTACCAGTATTGGTTGGTTTGGTGCACTTCTTTCTCTGGCAGTTTTAACTTTATCACTTGGCTTGCTTCCCTTGGCTGAGATTGGTGTCCGCTTTTCAGCTGGCATCAATGAACTGATGGCGATAAGTCTTATTTTACTGCCCTTAGCACTTCTGGTTGCTGTATTGCAGATTCTGTTATCTCTGCGTTCCCGTTCTTTTAAAGATGCTCAGATTCAGCTGAGTATTTTACAGGCTCTACCTGTCACACTGTTAATTGTATTGAAATTGTCCAATATTGAACTGGACTCGCCCTTGTGGCAGTTGACTCCACTTATCGGGCAGCAGCAGTGGTTGAGTGCATTAATGGCTGGTGAGTCCGTTTCTGTCTCCCTGGCGATAGCTGGTTCCCTGGTCACCCTTTCTTTGGTCGGGCTGTGTATATTAGTAGGTGCCCGTGCTTTACGGCGTGAAAGCTTACTTGGGGCAACCTAGCTGGTGAACTGAGAGTTGTAATGGCATGAACGATTTTCGCGAGGGTCTGCTGAGTATCAATTTGCAGTCCATTGCTGACAACTACCTGGATCTGACTAAGCGACTGGCAGCGGGTACTCGCTGTGGCGCAGTAGTCAAAGCGGATGCCTATGGCCTTGGTATGAATCAGGTAGTGCCGGCTCTGTATAGACAGGGTTGCCGAGACTTTTTTGTGGCAACGCAAACGGAAGGGGAGCGCCTGCGTAAAGAGCTGGGTGATAGCGTTCGCATTGTTATCTTGACTGGGGTGCGCACCGGAGCAGAGCTGGAATGTGTACGCGCAGGATTAATGCCGACACTTTTCACACTAGAGCAGTTGCGCAACTGGGTGGATATTTCCGTTAGTGAGGGGATTAAGGCGCCTTGTGCGCTAAAGATAGATTCGGGTATGACTCGCCTGGGTATGTCTCCCGAAGAGTTTGACCTACTGCTAAGAGATAGTCAGTTGTTGCGCTCGGCGGATATTCGTATTTTGCTGAGCCACCTTGCCTGTGCGGATGAACCCCAGCATCCACAAAACAATATTCAGTTGCGTAGCTTTAAAGCGGCTGGGGAAAGATTGAGGGCCCTGTGCCCTGAGGTTCAGCTGAGTCTCGCCAATTCATCGGGTATTTTCCTAGGTGAAGAGTATCACTTTGATATTGCGCGGCCGGGCTCTGCGCTTTATGGCGTCAATCCAATACCCGGGGCCACAAACCCTATGCGCTCAGCTGTGGCACTCAGTCTGCCTATCGTGCAAAAGCGATTTGTCAGCCGTGAACAGTGGGTAGGCTATGGAGCTACCCAACAAATAGCAGCGGGCAGCTGGTTGGCGGTAGCCCGTGGTGGATATGCCGATGGGATAATCCGGGCTCAGGGAGGGCGTGGTTGTGGCTGGGCCTATGGCCGCCAACTGCCGATAATTGGCCGGATTTCCATGGATTCCACAACGTTTGATATTTCTGCTCTCTCTCAAGAGGAGCGGGAATCCCTCCAATCGATTGAGATACTGAATAAAGACCTGACGGTAGATGAGGTGGCTGAATACGCTGGCACCATAGGTTATGAAGTGCTGACCAGCTTAGGGCACCGTTATTTCCGTCGCTATATAAAAAGTTAATTACCTTGCTAGACACTATTAAGAAAAGTCCACTGGAACCATTGCGCCCAGTTTTGGAATTATTGGCTGATGGCGAGACGCACTCTGGTGAGGCGCTCGGATTGGCTCTAGGAGTAAGCCGGGCTGCGGTTTGGAAGCAGTTACAGAAGCTAGAGCAGTACGGATTGGCTTTGGAGTCCATTAAGGGGCAAGGCTATCGCTTGCCTGGTGGTTTGGAGCTCCTGTCCTCAGAAAAAATTTACAGCACATTGGGTGAGCAAGCCGGGGTGCTATTGCGAGAGTTGATGTTATTTGATGAGGTCGACTCCACCAATACCGAGTTGCTATCACTCATGGAGGAGGGAAGAGGACACGGGGTTGCACTGCTCTCCGAGCGGCAGAGTGCCGGGCGCGGTCGTCGTGGTCGGCAATGGGTTAGCCCCTATGGGGCGGGCATCAGCCTATCCATTGGGTGGGAGTTCAATGGGGGGGTTCAATGCCTCGAAGGATTGAGCCTCGCCGTTGGGGTGGCTATTGCCCGGGCATTGGAGCGCTTTTCGGTACCGGATGTTCGCCTCAAATGGCCAAATGATGTTTGGTGTCGCGGTCGAAAGTTATCTGGTGTTTTACTGGAGCTTAAAGGCGATCTTACAGATCGCTGTGCTGTGGTGATTGGTATTGGTTTAAATAGTGGCCTGCGAAGTGAGATTGCCACGGCAATAGATCAGCCATGGGCAGACTTGCAACAAGTGAAGCCCGGAATATCTCGCAATCGATTGGTTGCAGCGATTCTGACTGAGCTGCTACCGCTTTTATACAGCTATACCGAACAAGGTTTTGTTGCTTACCGTGAAGCCTGGATGAAGCTGGATCAGTTTGCTGGGCAAAAGGTTACTCTGCAGGCAGGGAGTCAAACCTGGAGCGGAGTTGCAGTTGGCGTTAGTGAAAAGGGTGCTTTGAAGTTAAATATGGACGGGCAAGTGCAACACTTCCATGGTGGTGAGATTTCTTTACGGGGGCAGGTTTGATTCTCGAACTGGATATCGGTAATACCCGGGGCAAGTGGCGCCTGTTAGATGAATTACAGGTGAGCGCCAGGGGTAGCTTTATGACTGCTGATCTGCGCGATGGGCATTTGCCCGATGGGTGGGATCTGTTGGACCCGCGGAGAGTACGCGTGGTCAATGTGGCGGGACCGCAAGTTGCGGAGACGCTGATCGGGCATATTCAGGAGTTGTTTTCACTTGAGGTGGAGTTTTCGCAGGTTCTGCTGGAATGCGCTGGAGTAGCTTGTGGCTATGATAATCACCGCCTGCTCGGCACTGATCGCTGGCTGGCTATGCTGGCTGCCTATGATCGAGAGCGGCGGGCGGCCCTAATTGTCGACTGTGGCAGTGCGGTCACTCTGGATTTGGTCGACAATAGCGGGCGTCACTTGGGGGGCTACATTGTCCCTGGTGTCGGCCTTATGCAACGTTCTTTGTATCTGGATACTCATGCGGCTAAAAGTGCGCAGGATATTGCTCTAACTGAGTCCCTCGGTGCAGGCCGCAGTACCGATGAAGCCATAAACCGAGGCCTCCTGCTTATGGTACTTGGTGCCATCGATCGTGCACTGGAAGAGTTGCGTGGATACTGTGCTGAAGAACCGCTGTTGTGGTTGACAGGCGGCGATGCCCCAGTGCTGTCAGCTCTTTATCAGCGGGAGCACCATTTGGTTCCTGAGCTGGTAATGGATGGCTTGGCGTTAAGTAATCCTTGAAATAAATAACACCCTATGCGCTGGATAGCTTTTTTCTTAATACTGTTGAATTTCGGCGTCTTTGCTTGGTTTGTTGGTACTTCAACCTCTGATAAAGAGAGAATAAGGGTTGCCGATAAAAGGGCGGAGGTACAGGTCCAGAGTATTGCCCTGGTCAATGAAATATCTCCGCAGAAGCTGTCTCCTGTGCCGGTGGCTCCCATGTCGCCAGCAAAGGCAAGCTCTACTGAGCAGCTCTGCACTTTGCTTGGCCCATTTGCGGAGGAGTTATTTGGAGAGGCGATAGTACAGCGCTTAAAGTCCCTGCAGGTTTCTGCCGTATTGCGAGATGTGGAGATGCAAGGGCAGATGCGTTACTGGGTTTTTCTGCCACCATTGAATTCCAGGCGAGAAGCCTACAACCGTTTACGAGAATTGCAGGCACAGGGAATAGATAGTTATGTGATCCCCAAGGGTGCGTTGGCTGATGGTATTTCCTTTGGCATTTTCAGCGAGCGTTCGCGTGCTGAATCTCTGACAGGTGAGTTGATTGAGAAAGGCATACGGGCTCAATTCCGCGAGGAGCCTCAGACCCACGCCGAACGCTGGATCGTATTGGCGCCAGGTGCCTCAGATAGTTTAGCCCCGGATTTTTGGTTGCAGTTGCAGCAAGAGCATCCCGAGCTGGATCGTCGCCGTAATCTTTGTGCAGAAGTATCCGGTTGATGGGGTTGGGCTAGAGGTCTAGGTCCCCAGCCGTGAAACAAGGTTCACCGTATTTTTCTATACGTGGCAACAGGCGACATAAAAATTCTGATTTTTCTGCAAAAAGGGTGTTGCGTGTCGGGATAACTTCCCATAGAATCCCGCCTCCATTGACGAGGGTGACTATTCAACTTCGGCAATGGACGGGATAGGGCTGGCGTAGCTCAGTTGGTAGAGCAGCTGACTTGTAATCAGCCGGTCGGGGGTTCGACTCCTCTCGCCAGCTCCATTTTTATCCCGGCGCTGCTCGACATTAGATTTTTCAGCTAAGTCTGTGAAATTTAAAGAAAAAAATGTTGACAGTGCGGCGGAAGGTGTAGAAAATGCACCCCGCATTGAGGCAGGGGTTCCCGAGTGGCCAAAGGGATCAGACTGTAAATCTGACGCGAAAGCTTCGGTGGTTCGAATCCACCCCCCTGCACCATTTTTTACACCGTAAGGTGTTGCCGGCAAGACAGGTAGTTTTGTCTGGAGGCTCCCGCAAGCGGGCATAGTTCAATGGTAGAACCTCAGCCTTCCAAGCTGATGATGCGGGTTCGATTCCCGCTGCCCGCTCCAACTATGGGTTCGGCTGGAATGCTCTCCAAAATGGCAAGCCTTGTGGTTGCCTAGGAAGGCGTTGATTTGCTCATGTAGCTCAGGGGTAGAGCACACCCTTGGTAAGGGTGAGGTCGGCGGTTCAAATCCGCCCATGAGCTCCATTTTTCAATAGCCGCAAGAGTGAGAGCTCTTGCGGTTGTTTGTGTCCGGGGTCGGGCTTTTCCGGGTCGGATGCGCATGTTCTGTACGTGGGTGGTGCCGTTAGCGGCTCATCTATATTAGGAGGCTGCAATGGCAAAAGAAAAGTTTGAACGTTCCAAGCCCCACGTGAACGTGGGCACCATCGGTCACGTTGACCACGGTAAAACCACCCTGACCGCTGCTCTGACCCGCGTATGTGCGGAAGTTTGGGGTGGTGACGCTGTTGCTTTTGACGGTATCGACAATGCTCCGGAAGAGCGTGAGCGCGGTATCACCATCGCTACTTCTCACGTTGAGTACGAGTCCCCGACTCGCCACTACGCCCACGTAGACTGCCCGGGACACGCCGACTACGTTAAGAACATGATCACCGGTGCTGCTCAGATGGACGGCGCTATCCTGGTATGTTCCGCTGCTGACGGCCCCATGCCGCAGACTCGTGAGCACATCCTGCTGTCCCGTCAGGTAGGTGTACCTTACATCGTTGTATTCCTGAACAAAGCGGACATGGTAGACGACGAAGAGCTGCTCGAGCTGGTAGAAATGGAAGTTCGCGAACTTCTGGACCAGTACGAGTTCCCGGGTGACGACACTCCGATCATCGTTGGTTCCGCTCTGATGGCCCTGAACGGCGAAGACGACAACGAAATGGGTACTACCGCTGTTAAGAAGCTGGTAGAAACTCTGGACGAGTACATTCCTGAGCCGGAGCGTGCAGTAGATCAGCCGTTCCTGATGCCGATCGAAGACGTATTCTCCATCTCTGGCCGTGGTACCGTAGTAACTGGTCGTGTAGAGCGTGGTGTAATCAACACTGGCGACGAAGTTGAGATCGTTGGTATTAAAGAAACCACCACCACTACCTGTACTGGTGTTGAAATGTTCCGCAAGCTGCTCGACGAAGGTCGTGCTGGTGAGAACATCGGTGCGCTGCTGCGTGGCACCAAGCGTGACGAAGTAGAGCGTGGTCAGGTACTGGCTAAGCCGGGCTCCATCACTCCGCACACCAAGTTCGAAGCGGAAGTGTACATCCTGTCCAAGGACGAAGGTGGTCGTCACACCCCGTTCTTTAAAGGCTACCGTCCTCAGTTCTACTTCCGTACTACCGACGTAACTGGTGCGGTTGAGCTGCCGGAAGGCACTGAAATGGTAATGCCGGGCGACAACATTCAAATGGTTGTTACCCTGATCGCTCCGATCGCCATGGAAGACGGCCTGCGCTTCGCTATCCGCGAAGGTGGTCGTACCGTAGGTGCGGGCGTTGTTGCTAAGATCATTGAGTAATCTTTGATCTTCGTGTCGCCAGGGTTCCCTGGTGGCGCAGTAGATAAGAGGGTGGTCTGTAGCCCTCTTTATCTTCGGGTGCTAAGGCATCCAAGCTGTACAGGCCAGTAGTTCAATTGGTAGAGCACCGGTCTCCAAAACCGGGTGTTGGGGGTTCGAGTCCCTCCTGGCCTGCCATTTTAAACACTCCACTTGAAATAAGTTTAGGGGTGTCGCAAGACCCTACTTGTCAGTGGGGCTTTTGTGTTTTTGAGCACTAAGGGCTTATCTGTAGTGCGCTAAGGGCTTCATATATGAATGCTAAAGCAGAAGCGAAAACCTTTCGTCTTGACGGCCTGAAATGGCTGCTAATAGTGCTGCTGGTTGGTGGTGCTGTAGCGGGCAATTCTTATTATGCCGAATTCCCCCTGATTTACCGCGTGCTGGCAGTGACTGCAATCTGCCTGGCTGCCCTGGTTGTCGCGGTGAATACTGCGAAGGGTAATGCACTCTGGCAACTGTTGCGCGAAGCGCAAACGGAAGTCAGGCGCGTGGTTTGGCCGACTCGTCAAGAGGCCACCCAGACGACTGTGATTGTGGTGGTTTTTGTGTTGATTATGGCGCTAATTCTCTGGGCGCTGGACTCCGCTTTAGGTTGGGCGGCATCCAAACTCATCGGCTAAAGGTTGATACATGTCAAAGCATTGGTATGTGGTCCAGGCTTACTCGGGCTATGAGAAGCGTGTAGCTAGCTCTCTCAAGGAGCGAATTGAGCTGCACGAAATGGATCACCTGTTTGGTGAAGTGCTGGTTCCCACCGAAGAAGTGGTGGAGATGCGAGCAGGGCAAAAGCGCAAGAGTGAGCGCAAGTTCTTCCCCGGTTATGTCCTGGTGGAAATGGAACTGAATGACGATACTTGGCACTTGGTAAAAGAAACTCCTCGAGTGCTCGGTTTTATCGGAGGCAAGGCGGATAGGCCGGCCCCGATCACTGATCGCGAAGCGCAGGCTATCCTGAATCGAATCGACGATTCCGCCGATAAGCCCAAGCCCAAGACCCTATTTGAGCCAGGTGAAATGGTTCGGGTTATCGATGGTCCGTTTAACGATTTCAACGGTGTGGTCGAAGAGGTCAACTACGAGAAGAGTCGCTTGCGAGTGGCTGTGTTGATCTTTGGACGCTCCACCCCAGTTGAACTGGAGTTCAGTCAGGTAGAGAAAACCTGATTCCAGTATAAATTTTTTGCCCTCTTTCGCCGCAAGGTGGAAGGGGGTTTTCGCGTCCCCGGAAAATAGATTTTATTGGTCGGGGCGGGGAGCCAGTTGCAGTAACCATTAACGGTTAGGTGTAGCGGGCGTTACCACCCATCTAGAGGAGAGCTGTAATGGCTAAGAAAGTAGAAGCTTATATCAAGCTGCAAGTTAAGGCCGGTCAGGCCAACCCAAGTCCGCCCGTTGGTCCTGCACTGGGTCAGCACGGCGTGAACATCATGGAATTCTGTAAGGCGTTCAACGCCCAGACTCAAGGCCTTGAGCCGGGTCTGCCGGTGCCGGTTGTGATCTCTGTATACAGCGATCGTTCCTTCACCTTCATCATGAAGTCCCCGCCCGCCGCAGTACTGCTGCGCAAGGCCGCCAAGATCAAGAGTGGTTCCGGTCGCCCGAATACCGACAAGGTCGGTAAGGTTACCCGCGCTCAGATCGAAGAGATCGTAGAAATGAAAAAGGCTGACCTGACTGCATCCGATATGGACGCGGCCGTGCGCACAATCGCCGGTTCCGCACGCAGTGCCGGTATCGAAGTGGAGGGTCTCTAAGTGGCTAAATTGAGCAAGCGTCAGCGCGTAATCGCTGAGAAAGTTGAAGCTGGTAAAGCATACGGCATCGAAGAAGCCGTAGCTCTGCTGAAAGAGCTGTCCAACGTTAAGTTTGCAGAGACTGTAGACGCTTCTGTAAACCTGGGTATCGATCCGCGTAAATCCGACCAGGCTGTTCGCGGTGCGACCACTCTGCCGCACGGTACTGGTAAAGAAGTTCGCGTAGCTGTTTTCACCCAGGGTGCAAACGCTGATGCCGCTAAAGAAGCGGGCGCTGACCTGATCGGTATGGACGAGCTGGCTGCCGACGTTAAAGCGGGCAAGATGGACTTCGACGTAGTAATCGCTTCTCCCGATGCGATGCGCGTTGTAGGTCAGCTGGGTCAAATCCTCGGCCCGCGCGGCCTGATGCCGAACCCGAAGACTGGCACTGTAACTCCAGACGTTGCTACCGCAGTTAAAAATGCCAAAGCTGGTCAGGTGCGTTTCCGCGCTGACAAAGGCGGCATCATCCACGGTGGTATCGGCAAAGTTGCTTTCGATGCGAACTTGCTGAAAGAGAACTTGGAAGCTCTGGTAGCAGACCTGAAGAAGGCCAAGCCGGCTTCTGCAAAAGGTGTGTACCTGAAGAAGATCACCCTGAGCACCACTATGGGCCCAGGTCTGGTTATCGACCAGTCTTCCCTGAACATCTAATTGAAGCTGTGCGCTGACACTGTTGGCGCATAGTAAATCGAACTTTGGGGTCCACTTGATGCTTAGGCAGAAATGTGGGCCGTCAAAGACCGTAGGTGCCAGATGCGTTGAGGTTTAACGTGTCTGGCTTAATCCAAATCTCGGCCAGGTTGGCCGTTGAGAGGTTTGAGCCTACGCAGACGGTGTCGCCCAAACCAGTATTTTTACTGGATTTGAGCTTTATGCACCGGAACGGATCGGGCTTTGAGCCCGGTTTTTTTCAAATCCAGGAGTGACACTATGGCTATTGGACTCGAAGACAAGAAAGCGATTGTCGCAGATGTCCAGCAAGCTGCTGAGGGTGCTCTGTCTGCGGTAGTTGCGGATTCCCGCGGCGTTACCGTAAATGACATGACTGCCCTGCGCAAAGAGGCTCGCGAGAACGGCGTTTGGTTAAAAGTCGTCCGCAATACTCTGGCGCGTCGCGCTCTGGCAGGAACCGATTACGAATGTCTGACTGACAAATTCGTAGGTCCTAGCATCATTGCATTCTCTAACGAACACCCAGGTGCCGGCGCGCGCATCCTGAGCCAGTTCGCCAAGGGCAATGACAAGCTGGAACTGAAAGGTGCTGCCTTCGAAGGCGCGATCACCGACGTCGCATTGTTGGCAAGCCTGCCGACTTACGACGAGGCGATCGCCAAGCTGATGAGCGTGTTGAAAGAAGCATCTGCTGGCAAGCTGGTCCGCACTATTGCGGCCGTTCGCGACCAAAAAGAGCAGGAAGCTGCGTAATTGAATTCGCTTTAGCGAATCGCGGTTTCAAAACGAAATACGAGCAGCTACTGCTCAAACCAATTCAGGTAATGACTCATGTCTCTGACTAAAGAAGATATCATCAACGCTGTTGCCGAAATGTCTGTTAAAGACGTTGTTGAGCTGATCGAAGCAATGGAAGAGAAGTTCGGTGTAACTGCTGCAGCAGCAGTTGTAGCCGGCCCGGCTGGTGGCGAAGCTGCCGCTGAAGAGAAAGACTCTTTCGACGTAGTTCTGACTTCTGCAGGCGACAAGAAAGTGAACGTGATCAAGGTTGTTCGCGGCATCACCGGCCTGGGCTTGAAAGAAGCCAAGGCATTGGTTGACGGCGCTCCAAGCCCGCTGAAAGAAGGCGCAACCAAAGACGAAGCTGAAGCCGCTAAGAAAGAGCTGGAAGAAGCTGGCGCAACTGTAGAACTGAAGTAATTCGGTTGTTGCGATTCCCGCTATTGGTCGCCTAAAACGACACATAGCGGTAAGGCTGGTGGACTTTTGTCCGCCGGCCTTTTTGCCGTTTGCGGTACTGAGGTTTTAGCGGTGCCGGCGGTATAAAACCGTGGCAAACCTCATTTAACCATAGCGCAGTTGCGCTGCCCGAAAGCAAGCGGAGAGGTTTCTGAACAGCACAGGCAATCTGTGTTGTTCAGAGGCTTCTCGCCCGGAGGGGCTCCCGAATGGAGTCCCACGAAGTCTTGTCACTGATCAAGCTGGGGAATTTGAATGGCTTACTCATATACTGAGAAAAAACGTATCCGCAAGGATTTTGGCAAACTGCCTAAGGTCATGGATGTGCCCTTCCTGCTTGCGATACAGCTGGATTCATATCGCAATTTTACACAGGCCGACAAGCGCCCCGACGATCGCTTAGATGTCGGCCTGCAGGCGGCGTTTAAATCCGTATTTCCGATTGTCAGCTATTCAGGCAATGCCGCTCTGGAGTACGTGAGCTACACACTGGGTAAGCCCGCTTTCGATGTTAAGGAATGTACTCTACGCGGCGTGACCTACGCCTGTCCGCTGCGTGTACGTGTGCGCCTGATTATTTACGATAAAGAGTCTGCGAATAAGTCCATTAAGGACATCAAAGAGCAGGAAGTTTACATGGGCGAAATCCCGCTCATGACGGACAACGGCACCTTTGTAATTAATGGTACTGAGCGTGTTATCGTATCCCAGCTACACCGTTCCCCGGGTGTATTTTTCGATCACGACAAAGGCAAGACC
The DNA window shown above is from Microbulbifer variabilis and carries:
- a CDS encoding ABC transporter ATP-binding protein gives rise to the protein MIKVEGVNKQFSGVSILRNLSFSVPDGEITALLGANGAGKTTCLRIIAGLLNADSGKVFVGDIDPCKNPKGARRQLGIVGDREGLYERLTVAEYLSFFACAQGLTGSELEFALQSVKEELELSNLWNRRTKGFSQGERMKVSLARALVHRPSHLVLDEPTRGLDILAARLLRKTLLRLRAEGTAVLFSSHIMAEVLELSDRVLVMAGGSIVGSGTPDELMQQTGSASLEDSFVELAYGNLLEKDKCGEPVG
- a CDS encoding ABC transporter permease, which codes for MSFKNLFSLQMRALLLKELREVWRDRRALMITLGFTLLFPVLIISSGALSLKVMSDTSFDVAIIGAEYAPLLEEQLQTGDLRIERLQDGAPQALLADTYDVVLRIEQNFTEDYRSLLSPKIYLYVNSADQSAGRAAQLVQQQLALFQQVIVRQRLAARGLATQVLAPWQLEVRDVSTPSSRGLAIWGLMVPLLLIMALLVCSAAASIDTSAGERERMTIEVLLQQPISSWQLVVAKAVAVTSIGWFGALLSLAVLTLSLGLLPLAEIGVRFSAGINELMAISLILLPLALLVAVLQILLSLRSRSFKDAQIQLSILQALPVTLLIVLKLSNIELDSPLWQLTPLIGQQQWLSALMAGESVSVSLAIAGSLVTLSLVGLCILVGARALRRESLLGAT
- the alr gene encoding alanine racemase: MNDFREGLLSINLQSIADNYLDLTKRLAAGTRCGAVVKADAYGLGMNQVVPALYRQGCRDFFVATQTEGERLRKELGDSVRIVILTGVRTGAELECVRAGLMPTLFTLEQLRNWVDISVSEGIKAPCALKIDSGMTRLGMSPEEFDLLLRDSQLLRSADIRILLSHLACADEPQHPQNNIQLRSFKAAGERLRALCPEVQLSLANSSGIFLGEEYHFDIARPGSALYGVNPIPGATNPMRSAVALSLPIVQKRFVSREQWVGYGATQQIAAGSWLAVARGGYADGIIRAQGGRGCGWAYGRQLPIIGRISMDSTTFDISALSQEERESLQSIEILNKDLTVDEVAEYAGTIGYEVLTSLGHRYFRRYIKS
- the birA gene encoding bifunctional biotin--[acetyl-CoA-carboxylase] ligase/biotin operon repressor BirA, whose amino-acid sequence is MLDTIKKSPLEPLRPVLELLADGETHSGEALGLALGVSRAAVWKQLQKLEQYGLALESIKGQGYRLPGGLELLSSEKIYSTLGEQAGVLLRELMLFDEVDSTNTELLSLMEEGRGHGVALLSERQSAGRGRRGRQWVSPYGAGISLSIGWEFNGGVQCLEGLSLAVGVAIARALERFSVPDVRLKWPNDVWCRGRKLSGVLLELKGDLTDRCAVVIGIGLNSGLRSEIATAIDQPWADLQQVKPGISRNRLVAAILTELLPLLYSYTEQGFVAYREAWMKLDQFAGQKVTLQAGSQTWSGVAVGVSEKGALKLNMDGQVQHFHGGEISLRGQV
- a CDS encoding type III pantothenate kinase — translated: MILELDIGNTRGKWRLLDELQVSARGSFMTADLRDGHLPDGWDLLDPRRVRVVNVAGPQVAETLIGHIQELFSLEVEFSQVLLECAGVACGYDNHRLLGTDRWLAMLAAYDRERRAALIVDCGSAVTLDLVDNSGRHLGGYIVPGVGLMQRSLYLDTHAAKSAQDIALTESLGAGRSTDEAINRGLLLMVLGAIDRALEELRGYCAEEPLLWLTGGDAPVLSALYQREHHLVPELVMDGLALSNP
- a CDS encoding SPOR domain-containing protein, with product MRWIAFFLILLNFGVFAWFVGTSTSDKERIRVADKRAEVQVQSIALVNEISPQKLSPVPVAPMSPAKASSTEQLCTLLGPFAEELFGEAIVQRLKSLQVSAVLRDVEMQGQMRYWVFLPPLNSRREAYNRLRELQAQGIDSYVIPKGALADGISFGIFSERSRAESLTGELIEKGIRAQFREEPQTHAERWIVLAPGASDSLAPDFWLQLQQEHPELDRRRNLCAEVSG
- the tuf gene encoding elongation factor Tu, with product MAKEKFERSKPHVNVGTIGHVDHGKTTLTAALTRVCAEVWGGDAVAFDGIDNAPEERERGITIATSHVEYESPTRHYAHVDCPGHADYVKNMITGAAQMDGAILVCSAADGPMPQTREHILLSRQVGVPYIVVFLNKADMVDDEELLELVEMEVRELLDQYEFPGDDTPIIVGSALMALNGEDDNEMGTTAVKKLVETLDEYIPEPERAVDQPFLMPIEDVFSISGRGTVVTGRVERGVINTGDEVEIVGIKETTTTTCTGVEMFRKLLDEGRAGENIGALLRGTKRDEVERGQVLAKPGSITPHTKFEAEVYILSKDEGGRHTPFFKGYRPQFYFRTTDVTGAVELPEGTEMVMPGDNIQMVVTLIAPIAMEDGLRFAIREGGRTVGAGVVAKIIE
- the secE gene encoding preprotein translocase subunit SecE, whose protein sequence is MNAKAEAKTFRLDGLKWLLIVLLVGGAVAGNSYYAEFPLIYRVLAVTAICLAALVVAVNTAKGNALWQLLREAQTEVRRVVWPTRQEATQTTVIVVVFVLIMALILWALDSALGWAASKLIG
- the nusG gene encoding transcription termination/antitermination protein NusG, producing MSKHWYVVQAYSGYEKRVASSLKERIELHEMDHLFGEVLVPTEEVVEMRAGQKRKSERKFFPGYVLVEMELNDDTWHLVKETPRVLGFIGGKADRPAPITDREAQAILNRIDDSADKPKPKTLFEPGEMVRVIDGPFNDFNGVVEEVNYEKSRLRVAVLIFGRSTPVELEFSQVEKT
- the rplK gene encoding 50S ribosomal protein L11, which produces MAKKVEAYIKLQVKAGQANPSPPVGPALGQHGVNIMEFCKAFNAQTQGLEPGLPVPVVISVYSDRSFTFIMKSPPAAVLLRKAAKIKSGSGRPNTDKVGKVTRAQIEEIVEMKKADLTASDMDAAVRTIAGSARSAGIEVEGL
- the rplA gene encoding 50S ribosomal protein L1, producing the protein MAKLSKRQRVIAEKVEAGKAYGIEEAVALLKELSNVKFAETVDASVNLGIDPRKSDQAVRGATTLPHGTGKEVRVAVFTQGANADAAKEAGADLIGMDELAADVKAGKMDFDVVIASPDAMRVVGQLGQILGPRGLMPNPKTGTVTPDVATAVKNAKAGQVRFRADKGGIIHGGIGKVAFDANLLKENLEALVADLKKAKPASAKGVYLKKITLSTTMGPGLVIDQSSLNI
- the rplJ gene encoding 50S ribosomal protein L10, whose product is MAIGLEDKKAIVADVQQAAEGALSAVVADSRGVTVNDMTALRKEARENGVWLKVVRNTLARRALAGTDYECLTDKFVGPSIIAFSNEHPGAGARILSQFAKGNDKLELKGAAFEGAITDVALLASLPTYDEAIAKLMSVLKEASAGKLVRTIAAVRDQKEQEAA